ACTCGTCCAGGAGGAAAAGTAGAAAACTTCGGCGCCTTCCTCGTCAAATACGACAAAACCGGTGCGCTCGTTCCCGCCTTCGGCAACAACGGCCACGGCATCTGCTTCCTCGACTATTGTGGCGACCAAGTCTCCCGTGTCGCCAACTACGACGAGGGGGATATCATTGGAGTCGTAGCCGGCACCAACGCGGCCGCCTCGCAACTCTCGCTGCCCGTCGGCTACGGCATGCAGTTCGTCGTCGTCCGCCTCGACGCGCAAGGTCGTCCCCTTCGTTACTGGAGCCTTGGGCGCGAGGGCGATGACTGGGCTTGCGGCATGGACGTGGACTCACGGGGCCGCATCCTCCTCACCGGCTTCAATGACAAGGGACGCCCGACCGGCGAAAAAGCGCCCGCCACTGGCGAGAAAAAAGGCGTCCATCCCCACCGCGACCTCGTGGTCATGCGTTTCACTCCGCACCTCAAAAATTAAAAACATGCCGTCAGAAAATCATTTTATGAAGACCTTCTCACTGACTTCCATCCTTCGATTTTCCGCCATGCCGGTCTTTTTCGTTGCCATCTGCGCCATATTGCTGCGCGCCGACGACGCCCTCCAGCCGATCGACGTCTCCGCCTTCGTCGATAGCGCCCACCACTGGCGCAATGTTCACGGATCCAGCGATAATCCCCTGAAACCCCGTCCCGGCCACCCGTCGTACAAACCGGAACAAGTCCGCGAAATCGCCGCCAACGTCCTCCTTTTCCAGTGCGACAACGGCGGCTGGCCCAAAAACTACGACATGTGCGCCATCCTTAACGACGAGGAAAAAGCCGCGGTTCTCTCCATTAAAAACCGCAAAACCGTCACTTTCGACAACGAGACCACCCACTCGCAAGTCGCCTACCTCGCCAAGGCTTATGCACAAATCAAAGAGCCCGCCTACCGCGACGCCTGCGTGCGCGGCCTCGACTTCATGCTCTCCGCCCAACTCCCCGGCGGCGGCTTTCCGCAGCGCTGGCCGGACCCCGAGGGTTACCACGCCTATATCACCTTCAACGACCGAGTGATGGTCGGCATCCTCACCGTCCTGCGCGACGCCGGCAACGGCGTCAATGGCTTCGCCTGGCTCGACACCGCCCGCCGCGAAAAATGCCGCAACGCCCAGGAACGCGGCACTGCCTGCATCCTCGCCTGCCAGTATCGCAATGCCAAGGGAGAACTCGTCGCCTGGGGCCAGCAGCATGATCCCAAAACCCTCCTTCCCGCCAAGGGCCGCGGCTTCGAGCTCCCCAGCCTCTGCGCACAGGACACCCCTGAGATCATCCGTTACCTCGCCGGCTTCGAACAACCTGCCCCGGAAATCATCGCCGCCATCCGGGCCGGTGTCGCGTGGTTGGAGCAATCCAAAATCACCGGCATCCGCGTCGAAGAGTTCAATTCCACCCCGGTCAAGTTCCGCTTTCACGACACCGACATCGACCGCCGCGTCGTCAACGATCCGTCCGCCCCGCCCATCTGGGCGCGCATGTATGAAATGGAAACCAACCGCCCCATGTTCTGCGGCCGCGACCAGAAAAAAGTATATGCTTTCGCCGAAGTGGACCGCGACCGCCGTACCGGTTACGACTGGTATGGCTACTGGCCCGCCGACGAACTCTCCGGGTTGTATCCCGCCTGGCTGAAAAAACACGGTTTCTCGAAGAAATAATATAACATTTTCAATACCCCGCCGTCTTCATTTCCGTCTGTACATAATCCAAGGACACGAAGCCGCCATGAATATATGCCCCGCTTTTTTGCGCATCTCGCGGCCATAAAAAATAATTCTATATAATCCAGTATCCATACGCTTGATATTATGAAAAAGAACTCGTCCATCCCCGGTCTGATCGTATCCGTCGCCGTCGCCGCAGCCGTCACCTTCGCTGGCTGCTCCAAGTCGAGGAAACCCGAGCCCATCGGCGTTGATGCCTTTTGGGATGCCGCCCACCACTGGCGCGATGTCGGTGGCCCCGGCAAAATTGTGATGCCCCGCCCCGACCATCCCTCCTACAAGCCGGAACAGGTGCGCGAAATCGTCGCCAACATTCTTCTCTACCAGCGCGACGGCGGCGGCTGGCCGAAAAACTACGACATGCTCGCCATCCTCACCGACGAGGAAAAGGCCGCCGTAGCCGCCACCCGCGACCGCGCCGATGCCACCTTCGACAACGAAACCACGCACCCGCAGGTCGCCTACCTCGCCAAGGCTTATAACCAGCTCAAGGATCCCGCCTGCCGCGATGCCTGCCTGCGCGGCCTCGATTATATGATTGCCGCGCAAAATCCCAGCGGCGGCTGGCCTC
This genomic stretch from Termitidicoccus mucosus harbors:
- the pelA gene encoding pectate lyase, with protein sequence MKTFSLTSILRFSAMPVFFVAICAILLRADDALQPIDVSAFVDSAHHWRNVHGSSDNPLKPRPGHPSYKPEQVREIAANVLLFQCDNGGWPKNYDMCAILNDEEKAAVLSIKNRKTVTFDNETTHSQVAYLAKAYAQIKEPAYRDACVRGLDFMLSAQLPGGGFPQRWPDPEGYHAYITFNDRVMVGILTVLRDAGNGVNGFAWLDTARREKCRNAQERGTACILACQYRNAKGELVAWGQQHDPKTLLPAKGRGFELPSLCAQDTPEIIRYLAGFEQPAPEIIAAIRAGVAWLEQSKITGIRVEEFNSTPVKFRFHDTDIDRRVVNDPSAPPIWARMYEMETNRPMFCGRDQKKVYAFAEVDRDRRTGYDWYGYWPADELSGLYPAWLKKHGFSKK